tgttcttaactgacttgtctagttaaataaaggtataaaaaatatatatatatatttttttaatcggcaaatcggcgcccaaaaataccaatttcggattgttatgaaaacttaaagtcggctctaattaatcggccattccgattaatcggtcaacctcgactctgaagtttctaaaactgttagaatgatttctgtgagtataacagaactcatatggcaggcgaattcctggttggatttttctcaggttgtgggacatctgaggtttgtagtttttcaaagctttgcCTACCGAGTACACATTGATATATGGATGAGGTtacacttcctagggcttccactagatgtcaactgtcttttgaaacttgaatgaggattttactataaaggaggggctcatgagtcctgtttgagtcagtggtctggcatcgTGACTCGGTCTCAGGACGCGCGCTCCGAACACAGTTACCTCGCGTTCCAGTgctttttctgaagacaaaggaattctccggttggaaaattgatgttttatgttaaaaacatcctaacgattgattccatacatcgtttgacatgattctaaaggactgtaatggaatttttttttgtctggatgaaatgctcgcgcctcatgaagatggattactgggcttaacacgctaacaacaagcggctatttggacataatgatggaactttatggagcaaatcagtcatttattgtcgaactgggattcctgggtgtgccttctgataaagatcatcaaaagtaagtgaatatttatggtgttgtttctaactttgttgattccaaaatggtggCTATACCTccggctgttttgggttctgagcgccgttctcagattatgctttttcgaAATatgacacagcgattgcattcaggaaaagtctatctttaattctgtgaataacactagtatgttttgtcaatgtttattatgagtatttctgctaaaatcaccagatgttttggaatcaaaacattactgcacgtaaggcgccaatgtaaactgagatttttggatataaatatgcacattatcgaacaaaacatatatttattgtGTAACACGGTGTCCTATgaatgtcatctgatgaagatcatcaaaggttagtgattaatttgatctatatttctgctttttgtgaatcctatatttggctggaaaaatggctgtgttttttcgacttggcggtgatctaacataatcatatgttgtgctttagctgtaaagcattttttaaatcggacatgatgggtagattaacaagatgtgtatcttttatttgctgtattggacttgttaatgtgtgaaagttacatatttctaaaaaatgtttttgaattTTGCGTgctgccttttcagtggaatgttgttGAGGTGTTCCGCTAGTGGAACCCCTGCGCTAGTTAAAGACATGCATCTCTCAGAttcaggacagacacttcagaacaaacttcctttagatgttCTGGGGGAAACAATGTTATTATGGTTACGgttgttccatgttgtgaatgttatccaatgtgttactatggttactgttgttccatgttgtgactgttatccaatgtgttactatgggtactgttgttccatgttgtgaatgTTATCCAATGTGTTACTATGGTTATAACAGTATGGCCAAATACTTTTTTACATAAAATAacttttaaatattttttgttgaTACTTCCATGAGTCTTACAGTTCAAAATTATCCTTGGTACAACCTTCTTAAAACAGCACTATACTGGGGAAGCCCTTCATGTTGTttaccttcttaaaacaattccatacagTTTAGAAGAACCTCCCCCTCCGACAGGGCTTAGACTGTAAAACTATCATTTATATCTGATGATtggtgggacaaggacatccaagCCGGCGAAACCCTCCCCTatcccggacgatgctgggccaattgtgtaccgcctcatgggtctcccggttgtggCCGGCtacgacacagcccgggatcgaacccggatctgtagtgcaATGCagtgctgcgccactcaggaggctgtTGATACCTAGCACTACCTATTATACTTGCTAGCACCACACGAGAGCGAAGCTAGCGTGGTTATCCACATGTTTTACCAATAGTATAAACACGCTGTTACCTGAAAGCTCTTCCTCAAAAAAAATGCAGTATTCAATATCAAAAGtaaagacatttttttaaatgcaggGACCCAAGACTAAAGAttctattttaacaaaccaaacataaATCTTATCAAACTCGCGTGGGGCAGTTGAGTTGTGGGTGTCAGAAATAATGTAGCTATTTTTACAGCAGGAATTCTGATAAATAAGTTGTAGCTGTGACGAGGGCTTAACCTGGCCAATGAAAACATGTTCCCAACCTTTTCATGTGGTTCCatcaagttgtgtatttacggtgtttgatgttgtgttgttataacctccGGGAGGAGAGCATGGATGTTTGTCCTGGGAGATTCCATGCTAGCGGAGCCCGGAAATATTTGTCAGAACATTCCTAGATATCAAAAATATTTTCAGGCtaggctgcagtgtgtgtgtgtgcgtaatgtGTGGATAGTCAAgtagctcctgacgaacagttattgtgctgacgttgcttccagaggcagtttggaactcggtagtagtgagtgtttcaaccgaggacagacgatttttaagtgctacgcgcttcagcactcagcggccccgttctgtgagcttgtgtggcctaccactttttgtcagagccattgttgctcctagatgtttccatttcacaataacagcacttacagttgaccggggcagctcaagcatggcagaaatttgacaaactgactttttggaaaggtggcatcctatgacggtgccatgttgaaattcagtaaggccattctactgccaatgtttgtctatggagattgcattgctgtgtgctcgattttacacacctgtcagcaatgggtgtggccgAATTAGCCGAATGTAAACTTAagttaacaaaaaatgtattggttctgcaatgttgaaaatACTATAAGGTGTGGAGACCATCAATTTCAACTTATTTTAGAAGAAATAGgtcattatttaaaaaaagtaCAATGGTGCTAATATGTTTATCTGCAACTGAatccaatcaaattaatttaacAATATCCAAATCATATAACAACTCCAATTCAAGAGGTTTCAAGGCTGGAATCAAGAAATGCAAAATTCCATTAATCTATATAACAACTTAATAttatgtcacatgcaccgaacacacacatgcaccttaaagtgaaatgcttacttacaagccccaatCAACAATTCAGTTGAAAAAAAAAgaatatgaataagaaataaaagtaacaaataattaaagaggagcagtaaaataTTAAGACAGCCATCTTGTCCAGGGGaagtacatcaagctgcctcactacagaaacaggagatagactctTGTTActatactgtggtactctatagaCTAGAGTCGTGtccagaaacaggagatagacccctATTACTATGAGATGTTCTGAAACCTGTACACTTGTATACAAAATATCAATGTATCTCATTTTAGACATGAaccaaactttttttttaagtaaACCTTTTTTGTTTAAGACTTCATATAAACAATATGATTTAATGTGgcataaacaaaaacacaaattcTCAAGTCAAAAACATAAGTCAGAACACAGCTTCTCTATTCTCTCATGTGATTTCAGgtcctctgactgggaaaatgtcTTTTCACATTGAGAGCAGTggtatgtcttctcctcctgtgtaTGTATTCTTTCATGCTTATTCAGATGCCTTAACCTGTTAAATGTCTTTCCGCACAGGGAGCAGTGGTACGTCTTAtcccctcctgtgtgtgtcctctcatgcctTGTCAGACCCCCTAACttggtaaaactctttccacacaggGAGCATTGGTAAGGCTTTTCTTGTGGGTGTGTCCTCTCATGCTGTTTCAGgttcactaaacccctaaaattctttccacactgggaacattgataaggcttctctcctgtgtgtattctctcgtgAGTTTTCATGTTTACTAACCAGGTAAAAGCCATTCCAcagtgggagcagtggtaaggcttctctcctgtatgtattcTCCCATGTAATTTCATGGACTTTAACTGGGTAAATCTCTTTCCACACACGGTGCATTGGTACGGTTTTTCTCcggtgtgtgtcctctcatgcatTTTCAAGGTCCCTAACCatctaaaactctttccacactgggaacagtgatacggcttctctcctgtgtgtattctcttatGCTGTTTCAGGCTCACTAAACccctaaaactctttccacactgagagcattggtaaggcttctctcctgtgtgtgttctcttgtgCCGATTTAGGTTCCCTAACTGGGTAAAATTCTTTCCACAGTGGGAACATTGGAAAGGATTTTCTCCAGTGTGTATTCTCTCGTGTGTTTTCAGGCTCCCTAACCAGGTAAAAGTCATTCCGCATttggagcagtggtaaggcttctctccagagtGTATCCTCTTGTGTATTAATAGGTACCCTAATTcgttaaaactctttccacactgggagcattggaaaggtttttcccctgtgtgtgtcctctcatgcctATTCAGGTGATATAACCAAAGAAAACCTTTCccacactgggaacattggaaagtcttttttcctgtgtgtgtcctctcatgttTCTTCATGCTCCCTAACttggtaaaactctttccacagcgGGAGCAGTGATGTCCTCCTGTTGCTTTGGGCGTCTCTGGGTCTGGTTCCCCTGAAGGACTCTTCCCTGGGTCTGGTTCCCCTGAAGGACTCTTCCCTGGGTCTGGTTCCCCTGAAGGACTCTTCCCTGGGTCTGGTTCCCCTGAAGGACTCTTCCCTGGGTCTGGTTCCCCTGAAGGACTCTTCCCTGGGTCTGGTTCCCCTGAAGGACTCTTCCCGCTGTCAGAGTgagagtctggtctctctcctgtcaaagACAAACAGAGTATCTAGTTACTTAGttgtctactgtgctgtactgtgtggccaaacttgtgaaacatataagtctatgattggttcagatttggtcttgtttgggggagttcattaaaataatagccagtgtgaAAAACAGTGGTcaccaaggcattcctagtcaatcatcaaacatttctgtaaaaacccAATGTGTTTTCCGTTTGCTCCAGCAGTATTCTTAAAGTGTATTTGAATTTagcagtaaaaatatattttcaaatatTAGTTTGATGAGCCCGGCCTACAAGACCCAGTTTCATCACCGCCAATTTCATCACCGCCCTCTACTGAGGCTGAAAGCCCAGAGACTAGCACTTTGCCTGGGTGTGCGGTTTTGTCTGGGGGCGCTAAAATTAACATTCGAGGCCATCAAAGCTACTATGCTCGGAGATAGTTTGAAAGTATCAGAAACAAGAGGTTTCTGATACTTTCAAAGCAGATTGAACTGATTTGTGAAACAAGACTGTGCCTGTTATTGCCTCACACAAAACAACAGTTCCACACCATGATGATTGCAGCACATTACACCTGACTACCTCTCTGGAGGCTGACGTGAATCGCTGAGGATCTGATAAAGGTGCAGGAGAGCTTAGAGGGATTCTCTCTATCTCAGCAATATCCTGAGACAGTTATTACATTTTTgtccgataccgatatccaatattgcCTTTTAAgtattctagtacagttaaatagctaacacacacacggatgcagcggtctaagctagaggttgaccgattaattagggccgatttcaagttttcataatcggaaatctgtatttttgggcgccgatttgccgttttttttacacctttatttaatctttatttaactaggcaagtcagttaagtacacattcttattttcaatgatggcctaggaacggtgggttaactgcctcattcaggggcagaaatttcaccttgtcagctcgggggatccaatcttgcaacacTGCAGTTAacgagtccaacgcaataacgacctgcctctctctcgttgcactccacaaggagactgcctgttacgcaaatgcagtaagccaaggtaagttgctagctagcattaaacttatcttataaaaaacaatcaatcataagttaactacacatggttgatgatatatACTAGACATTATCTAGcctgtcctgtgttgcatataatctgactgagcatacaagcatacaaatatctaagtatctgactgagcggtggtaggcagaagcaggcgcgtaaacattcattcaaacagcacttttgtgcgttttgccagcagctcttcgttgtgcatcaagcattgcgctgtttatgacttcaaacctatcaactcccgagatgaggctggtgtgaccgaagtgaaatggctggctagttagcacaagctaatagcgtttcaaacttcactcgctctgagcctcggggtggttgtttcccttgctctgcatgggtaacgcagcttcgatgtggtggctgttgtcgttgtgttgctggttcgagcccagggaggagcgaggagagggacggaagctatactgttacactggcaatactaaagtgcctataagaacatccaatagtcaaaggttaatgaaatacaaatggtatagagggaaatagtcctataataactacaacctaaaacttcttacctgggaatattgaagactcattttaaaaggaaccaccagctttcatatgttctcatgttctgagcaaggaactgaaacgttagctttcttacatagcaaaTATTGctcttttacgttcttctccaacactttgtttttgcattatttaaaccaaattgaacatgtttcattatttacttgaggctgatttagaattcctcacaatcaaatgtagaccgcattatctaccaagagaattctcttcgattataatcacagccgtatatataaaTCGATTTATccgggaggctgcattcattgtagctggggattaactaatctgcgacgcatataaggccctgcccctgcccccttttggaaaagctgaccacgactccattttgttgatccctgcctacagacagaaactaaaacaagaagctcccacgctgaggtctgtccaacgctggtccgaccaagctgactccacactccaagactgcttccatcacgtggactgggagatgtttcgtattgcgtcagacaacaacattgacgaatacgctgattcggtgtgcgagttcattagaacgtgcgttgaagatgtcgttcccatagcaacgattaaaacattccctaaccagaaaccgtggattgatggcagcattcgtgtggaactgaaggagcgaaccactgcttttaatcagggcaaggtgtctggtaacatgactgaatacaaacagtgcagctattccctccgcaaggctatcaaacaagctaagcgccagtacagagacaaagtagaatctcaattcaagccaccattgttcctgttcccaagaaagctaaggtaactgagctaaacgactaccgccccgtagcactcacatccgtcatcatgaagtgctttgagagactagtcaaggaccatatcacctccaccctacctgacaccctagacccactccaatttgcttaccgcccaaataggtccacagacgatgcaatctcaaccacactgcacactgccctaacccatctggacaagaggaatacctatgtgagaatgctgttcatcgactacagctcggcattcaacaccatagtaccctccaagctcgtcatcaagctcgagaccctgggtctcgaccccgccctgtgcaactgggtactggacttcctgacgggccgcccccaggtggtgagggtaggcaacaacatctcctccccgctgatcctcaacactggggccccacaagggtgcgttctgagccctctcctgtactccctgttcacccacgactgcgtggccacgcacgcctccaactcaatcatcaagtttgcggacgacacaacagtggtaggcttgattaccaacaacgacgaggcggcctacagggaggaggtgagggccctcggagtgtggtgtcaggaaaataacctcacactcaacgtcaacaaaactaaggagatgattgtggacttcaggaaatagcagagggaacacccccccatccacatcgatgggacagtagtggagagggtagcaagttttaagttcctcggcatacacatcacagacaaactgaattggtccactcacacagacagcatcgtgaggaaggcgcagcagcgcctcttcaacctcaggaggctgaagaaattcggcttgtcaccaaaagcactcacaaacttctacagatgcacaatcgagagcatcctggcgggctgtatcaccgcctggtatggcaactgcaccgccctcaaccgtaaggctctccagagggtagtgaggtctgcacaacgcatcactgggggcaaactacctgccctccaggacacctacaccacccgatgctacaggaaggccataaagatcatcaaggacatcaaccacccgagccactgcctgttcaccccgctgtcatccagaaggcgaggtcagtacaggtgcatcaaagctgggaccgagagactgaaaaacagcttctatctcaaggccatcagactgttaaacagccaccactaacattgagtggctactgccaacacactgtcaatgacactgactctactccagccactttaatcatgggaattgatgggaaatgatgtaaatatatcactagccactttaaacaatgctaccttatataatgttacttaccctacattattcatctcatatgcatacgtagatactgtactctatatcatcgactgcatccttatgtaatacatgtatcactagccactttaactatgccacttggtttacatactcatctcatatgtatatactgtactcgatatcatctactgtatcttgcctatgctgctctgtaccatcactcattcatatatccttatgtacatattctttatccccttacactgtgtataaaacagtagtttttttggaattgttagttagattacttgttcgttattactgcattgtcggaactagaagcacaagcatttcgctacactcgcattaacatctgctaaccatgtgtatgtgacaaataaaatttgatttgattttgatttgatttgattgccagtgtaacagtatagcttccgtccctctcctggctcctccctgggctcgaaacagcaacacaacgacaacagccaccatcgaagcagcttTACCcaagcagagcaaggggaacaactactagaaggctcagagcgtgtgacgtttgaaacgctattagcgcacgctaactagctagccatttcacttcggtttcAGCAGcttcatctcgggagttgataggcttgaagtcataaatagcgcaaaaacacacaaatttgcTGTTCGAATTAAGGTtttgcgcctgcttctgcctaccactgctctgtcaaatcaaatcaaattttatttgtcacatacacatggttagcagatgttaatgcgagtgtagcgaaatgcttgtgcttctagttccgacaatgcagtaatatccaacaagtaatctagctaacaattccaaaactactaccttatagacacaagtgtaaagggatagagaatat
This Oncorhynchus tshawytscha isolate Ot180627B linkage group LG32, Otsh_v2.0, whole genome shotgun sequence DNA region includes the following protein-coding sequences:
- the LOC112230429 gene encoding zinc finger protein 501-like isoform X2 codes for the protein MEDLINTRERPDSHSDSGKSPSGEPDPGKSPSGEPDPGKSPSGEPDPGKSPSGEPDPGKSPSGEPDPGKSPSGEPDPETPKATGGHHCSRCGKSFTKLGSMKKHERTHTGKKTFQCSQCGKGFLWLYHLNRHERTHTGEKPFQCSQCGKSFNELGYLLIHKRIHSGEKPYHCSKCGMTFTWLGSLKTHERIHTGENPFQCSHCGKNFTQLGNLNRHKRTHTGEKPYQCSQCGKSFRGLVSLKQHKRIHTGEKPYHCSQCGKSFRWLGTLKMHERTHTGEKPYQCTVCGKRFTQLKSMKLHGRIHTGEKPYHCSHCGMAFTWLVNMKTHERIHTGEKPYQCSQCGKNFRGLVNLKQHERTHPQEKPYQCSLCGKSFTKLGGLTRHERTHTGGDKTYHCSLCGKTFNRLRHLNKHERIHTQEEKTYHCSQCEKTFSQSEDLKSHERIEKLCSDLCF
- the LOC112230429 gene encoding zinc finger protein 2 homolog isoform X1 — encoded protein: MNSLIFSPPVKEEEVCWTEKEALGLNIVVKEEKEEEDVTVKKVEGEAVTVKEEEDVFRVKEEKEEGAVFGVKMEGEITVTLKDEEVEMGDLINTRERPDSHSDSGKSPSGEPDPGKSPSGEPDPGKSPSGEPDPGKSPSGEPDPGKSPSGEPDPGKSPSGEPDPETPKATGGHHCSRCGKSFTKLGSMKKHERTHTGKKTFQCSQCGKGFLWLYHLNRHERTHTGEKPFQCSQCGKSFNELGYLLIHKRIHSGEKPYHCSKCGMTFTWLGSLKTHERIHTGENPFQCSHCGKNFTQLGNLNRHKRTHTGEKPYQCSQCGKSFRGLVSLKQHKRIHTGEKPYHCSQCGKSFRWLGTLKMHERTHTGEKPYQCTVCGKRFTQLKSMKLHGRIHTGEKPYHCSHCGMAFTWLVNMKTHERIHTGEKPYQCSQCGKNFRGLVNLKQHERTHPQEKPYQCSLCGKSFTKLGGLTRHERTHTGGDKTYHCSLCGKTFNRLRHLNKHERIHTQEEKTYHCSQCEKTFSQSEDLKSHERIEKLCSDLCF